The genome window GCTGACTACGACATAGATGACTTGCTTGTCAGCGCCAGAAAAGGCTCCTTTCCCGGAAAGCAAGGTCACCCCGCGGCCCAGCTCGAGAATTTGTTTGCAGATCTCTTCCGTTTGTTCCGAGATGATCGTGAGGGCTTTTCCAGCGTAGGCGCCATCTTGGAAGAAATCGATTACGCGGGCAGCGATGAAAACGACGACGAGCGTGTACATGGCGCTCTCCAGATTGAGATAAAACAGCGATGCGCCAATGACCAGGATGTCGCCCAAAAAGAGTGTGCGACCCATGCTGACACCCATGTATTTTTGGAGCAGGCGGGCGATGATATCGACTCCGCCAGTCGTGCCTCCGAAACGGAAAATGATACCGAGTCCGACACCGACGGCCACCCCGGCATAGAGGGAAGCCAGCAGGCGATCATTCATCGGGAGCGGCAGGACATTGTCAAACACCGATAGAAAAACGGAGAGCGATACCGTTCCCAGAATGGTATAAAAAAAGGACGTTCGTCCGAGGATTTTCCACCCAAGAATAAAGAGAGGAACGTTCAATACCAAAAAGACAACCCCTTGGTCCACGCCCGGGAACAGCAGCTTGATCAGAATGCTGATACCCGTGATTCCACCTTCGGCAAGGTGATTGGGAATGTTGAACGAATTGATGCCAAATCCCATGATTGCAGAACCGATGATGATGGCAATGATGCTCTTGAGACGTACATTCATAAAGTCCTCCTGTTCGCCAATCGGTGGTTGTTGCGATCCCGACTGACCTGTAATGCAGGTAAATCGCAGGTTACCTTCGACCATACGATTGCCATTATAATAGAACAATTATTTGATTGTCCATATGCTGGAAAGCGGAAGTATTGAGATTTGGCAAACGAAGCCTTTTCGGTTACGATAAGTGAAAGCCGGAAGCATGCTTAGGTAAAGGAGTGAGCCGATGGAACGGCAAAAAACCATGCAGGAAATGCAGCAGGAAGTGGACAAATACATATCGCAATTCAAAGAGGGCTACTTTTCCCCGCTTTCCATGATGGCAAGGATGACGGAAGAGGTAGGTGAACTTGCCAGAGAGATTAATCACTTCTATGGCGAGAAACCAAAGAAAACCGATGAGGGAGAAAAAACAGTAGAGGAAGAGCTGGGAGATGTGCTCTTTATCGTGATTTGTTTTGCCAATTCCCTCGGGATTGATTTGCAGGAAGCCTTTGATCGTATTATGCACAAATTCAACACGCGCGATAAAGATCGCTGGACGAGAATAGAGGAGAATCAATGATGATGGAAAAGCAGATCCGGGTGGCAGTAGCCGGAGCAAAAGGCCGAATGGGACAAGAAGTCGTAAAAATGCTGGGAGAGGATGCCAATCTCATCTACACAGGAAACCTGGATACCAGAGGGGATGACGAGTCCATCCGCGTGCAAATGGCAGAGATGAAGCCGGACGTCCTCGTGGATTTCACCACTCCCCACAGTGTTTACCGCCACATGGAGATTTGTCTGGACTACGGAGTGCGCCCTGTCGTCGGTACGACTGGACTCACGCCTGAACAACTGCAGGAGATGACAGATAAGTATAAGGAAGCAGGTCTGGGGGCTATCATTGCCCCGAACTTTGCAATTGGTGCGATTCTGTGTATGAAGTTTGCCGCCATGGCCGCGAAATACATGCCGCATGTGGAAATTATCGAGCTTCACCACGACCGCAAGCTGGATGCACCGAGTGGGACGGCACTCAAGACTGCTGAGATGATTGCGGCTGTTCGTGAAGATCTGAAGCAAGGGCATCCAGATGAAAAAGAGACCATCCCAGGTGCGCGCGGAGCAGATTACGAAGGCTTCCGTATCCACAGTGTGCGACTCCCCGGAATGGTTGCCCACCAGGAGGTGCTCTTCGGAGCGGTGGGGCAGACCCTGTCCATCCGCCATGATTCGATTAATCGGGAGTCTTTTATGCCTGGTGTCAATATGGCTGTAAAAGCAGTCGTGAACATGAGCAGCCTGATTTATGGGTTGGAGCATTTGATTGATTAAACGATCGTTTAACATTGAGGTATCCGATTGAACATAAGGGAGAGGTTTGCGTGAAAATTGCTTTAATCGCTCACGATCGGAAAAAAGAAGAGATTGTCCAGCTGGCGATGGCATATGAAACGATCTTGTCAGAGCATGTCCTTTTTGCCACAGGTACGACAGGACTTCGAATCATGGAAGCGACTTCGCTGACCGTCAGTCGAGTTCTTTCTGGACCACTCGGCGGAGATCAGCAGATCGGTGCGATGATTGCCCGCAATGAAATGGATTTGATCATCTTCTTGCGCGATCCATTGACATCACAGCCGCATGAGCCAGACATTACAGCGCTGCTTCGCCTGTGCGATGTCCACAAAATTCCGTTTGCAACCAATCTCGGTACCGCAGAGATTCTGTTGAAGGCGCTAGAACGTGGAGAGCTCGATTGGCGCGATGTGGTACATAAGGAGAATGAGCAATGAGTTCACTCGATATTTTGGCGATCGGCGCGCACCCGGATGATGTGGAAATTGGTGCGGCCGGCAGCCTGATTTTGGCAGCCAAACAGGGAAAACGCGTAGGGATTTTGGATCTGACCTACGCGGAGCTGTCATCGAATGGGAATGTAGAGCGTCGCCAGAGTGAAGCAGCGGCAGCAGACAAAGTGATGGGCGTTGCCGAGCGTTTCAATTTTGGCCTGCCAGATCGAGGATTGGAGGCAGTCAAGGAAGAGGCGATCAGCCGGATCGTAGACCTCATTCGACGGACCCGTCCGCAAATCGTTTTGGCGCCTTACTATCAAGATCGCCATCCTGACCATGAAAGTGTCAGCCGTATTGTCCGCGAAGCAATCTTTTCTTCCGGAATTCGCAAGTATCAGCCAGATGAGGCACACCCAGCTTTCCGCCCTAGTCGATTTCTTTCCTACTTTATTAATACGACGGTAACACCGCAGGTCGTTGTCGACATCACCTCCGTTTTTCAGGAAAAAATGGAGGCCCTGCGGTGTTATCGGAGCCAGTTTGAAATGGAAGAAGGCAATGTCTCCACACCGCTTACTAACGGGTATCTGGATAGTGTCGAATACCGCGAACGTCTATTTGGCCAGCAAGCTGGCGTCACCTATGCAGAAGGTTTTATGAGTGCCACGCCTTATGTATTGGCCAACCTGTAAGAAGGAGTGAGCACCCTGAAATGAATATCGGGATCACTTGTTATCCGTCATTAGGCGGATCAGGCGTCGTTGCCACGGAATTAGGCAAATTGCTGGCGGAGAGAGGCCACCAGGTGCATTTTATCACCTCGGGAATGCCGTTTCGCCTGGGCGCTTTTCATCCAAATATCTTTTACCATGAAGTAGAAGTAAACCACTACGATGTCTTTAAATACGCGCCGTACGACCTGACACTGGCCAATCGCATGGCGCAGGTCGCGCAAAACGAAAAGCTGGATCTTTTGCACGTCCATTATGCGGTGCCCCATGCTCTGTGCGCCTTTCTGGCGAAGCAGATGGTGGGCGATCACCTCAAGATCATGACGACCCTGCACGGGACAGACATCACCGTGCTAGGCTACGACTCCAATCTCAGTGATATGATCCGGTTTGGGATTGAGCGAAGCGATCTTGTGACGGCAGTTTCCAAGGATCTGATCCGCCAAACCAACGAATTGCTCCATGTCGAAAAGGAAATTGTACCGGTGTACAATTTTGTGGATAAAAGACGTTATTATCCGAAAGATGTCCGTGAGCTGAAGAAAAAGTTCGCCCCGAAAGGCGAGAAGATTCTCATGCACATTTCCAACTTTCGCCCTGTAAAGCGGGTGCCGGATGTGATCGAGATCTTTGCCAAGGTACGGGAGGAGATGCCTTCCCGCCTCATTTTAATCGGCGAAGGGCCGGAGATGGGTCTGGTCCGCAAGATGATCGCCGAGAAGGACCTGACAGGGGATGTCTGTTTCTTAGGCAAGCAAGAGGATGTAGCAGAAGTGCTGTCACTGGCAGATGTCATGCTCTTGCCATCCGAAAAGGAAAGCTTTGGTCTGGTTGCGCTGGAAGCGATGGCTTGCGGTGTCCCTGTCGTTGCTTCCACGGCGGGTGGAATACCGGAAGTCGTCCTGGACGGAGTGACGGGCTACCTGCGACCGATCGGAGATGTCGAGGGGATGGCCAAGGAAACCATTCGACTCCTGCGCGACCAAGAGCTGTACGACAACTTTTCGCGAAACAGCATCCAACGCTCCTGTGAAACGTTTTGTCATGAAACAATCGCATCTCAATACGAAGCACTCTATGCAAAAATCCTCGGTTAGCGGTGCACACTGCTTTTCGTCATCTGATGGATTTTTGAAATGAAAATAAACAACCCATACAAAAATTTCATCAGAAATTCCTCCTTTTGTAGGCGGACGGACGGAAATGGAGGGAGAGAACATGAGAAAAGAACTGGCGGTCACGATACTGCAAACACTGGAGGCACATGGCTTTGAAGCCTATTTCGTGGGTGGCTGCGTCCGCGATTGGCTGCTCGGAAGACCCGTGCACGATATAGATATATGTACGAATGCCCATCCTGGCGACGTGATTCGTCTCTTTCCCGACCATGTTCCGACTGGACTCAAGCACGGGACGGTTTCTGTGAAAATGAACGGACATTTTTTTGAGGTGACGACGTACCGGACAGAAGGAAAGTATGAGGATTATCGCCGTCCGAGCGATGTGCAGTTTGTCGATGAGCTCAATCTGGACCTTCAGCGGCGAGACTTTACGATGAATGCCATGGCTATGGATCTCAAGAATGAACTGCAGGATCCATTCAATGGGCGAGAAGATTTGGCGCAGCAACTCGTCCGGGCGGTAGGGATACCCGAAGAAAGATTTCAAGAGGATGCCCTTCGATTGCTGCGAGCTGTCCGATTTGCCGCGCAGCTCGGATTTGCGATCGAGACGAAGACACTCGCAGCGATGAAAGCGACCGCTCCCTATTTGTCGCATATTGCCGTGGAGAGGGTAAGGGAAGAGCTGAATAAAATGCTGGATAGCGCATCGCCGCAGCAGGGCTGTGAGTTGTTGACAAAGACAAAGCTATTTACGCATGCGCCACTGTTGGAACGGCTGTTCGAACGGGCAAGCAAGCAGGCGTGGAGGCTCGTCCATCTCAACCAGGTGACGCAGAAATGGTCCTTGCTGCTGTATGCAGCTGAGCTTGGCGAGGAAGCCTCTCGCAAGGTTTGCCAACAGGTACGGATGTCCAAGCGCGAGACGGAAGAAATATCGACATTTGTACGCCTGCTGCATAGCATCAAACCGCAGTGGGATTCCCCAAGCGAACTGATTTGGGGGCCGATTTTGCTCGATGTGGGATGGGAGACGAGCTGCGAGCTGGCTCGCATCCTAAAGGCCATCTGGTGGAAGGACCAGAGAGAAACCTTCATGGAGAAGGTCCAAGAGGCTTTCGAGAAAATGCCGGTGAAAACAGTGAAAGAGCTTGCTGTGACCGGACTTGATTTGCAGGTGGCATTGCAAAAAAAGCCGGGAGAATGGATATGGCGTGTTCTCAATCACTTGTTGACCCAAACAGCCTTGCATGGTTTGCCGAACACTCAGGAAGCCTTGATCGAGGCTGCGAAGAAAGAGGTTGCACGGAATGAATATTAAGCAGGTCATCCTACAGGCGTTTCACGATCATCCGGGAGAATTCATTTCCGGTGAAGAATTGAGCCAGACCTGCGGCTGCTCGCGGACAGCCGTATGGAAGCATATTGAGGAGCTGCGCAAAGACGGCTATGAGTTTGAAGCAGTGCGCAAATCGGGCTATCGACTGCTGGTTGCTCCGGATCGCTTGTCTGCTGCAGAAATAACTGCCGGTTTGCAAACAAAACGAATCGGCCAGCATGTCTTGGCACATGATGAGGTGATCTCCACCCAACCCCTCGCCCATGAAGCGGCTGCACGAGGAGCAGAAGAAGGGACCCTGGTGTTGGCGGAGCAGCAGACTGGCGGAAAGGGGCGTCTGGGCCGTCAGTGGCATTCGCCGAAAGGGACAGGTATCTGGATGAGCTTGATCGTACGCCCAGCCATTCCTTTGCCCAAGACGCCTCAGATGACTCTCTTGACAGCAGTCAGTGTGGCACGGACAATCAGGGAAGAAACGGGGCTGCCTGTTAAAATCAAATGGCCCAACGATATTTTTATTGGCGATAAGAAAGTGTGCGGGATTCTGACGGAATTGAATGCTGAATCAGACCGAGTCAACTATTTGGTCATTGGAATCGGCCTGAATGCAAACAGTGTGGAGGGTGACTTCCCCCAAGAGCTGGCTGAGATCGCGACATCGCTGCGGATTGAGGCTGGCGAACCTGTGAAACGAGTGCGCTTCATTCAGCAATTTTGCCGTCATTTTGAGGAAGAGTACGATTATTTCCTGCAGCACGGATTTGAACGGATCAAAGCAGAGTGGGAAGCCCATTCGTACACAATCGGGCGGTGGGTGAACGTCCAGACGATCTCCCAGAAGCTCGAAGGACGAGCCGTTGCGCTGGATGATGAAGGTGTATTACTGGTGGAAGATCAGTATGGCGCTATTCATAAAGTGTATTCAGCCGACGTCAATTATCGTGCAAATCCGTAAATCTTCTGCTATACTCCATAAAGTGGAGGCTGTATCACATCGTGAACGGTACTCCGGGAGTATTTTTTAGTCTTATTGCGAATAGCTAAATGAATCACGTATGGACAAGAATCTGCTCAGAGCCTGTGAGGACCGAGACAGAAGGATTCCGCATCGACGTATGATGTCTCTTTGGCATGGACAACCTTCTCCCGCATCCCGGCGAGAAGGTTTTTTGATTCCATTTGCCCACAGGTTAGGTGCGTACAGAGGTGAAAAGAATGGCAAATGGCAGACCGATTACCACATCCGACATTCGAAAAAAGAAAGAAGCGGGTATCCCCATTACGATGATGACCGCCTATGACTTCCCATCCGCCAAATTGGTGGAGGAAGCGGGAGTGGACATGATATTGGTAGGGGATTCGCTCGGGATGGTCGTCCTAGGGTATGACTCGACGATTCCCGTTACGATGGAGGATATGATCCACCATACGAAAGCCGTTACCCGTGCGGCTAAAAAAGCGTTCGTCGTGACAGATTTGCCTTTTCTCAGCTATCACGGCACGCTGGAAGAAGCCATCAAAAATGCGGGGCGCCTGATGCAGGAAGGTTCTGCAAAGGCCGTCAAAATGGAAGGCGGAAAAGAACTGGCACCCCTCGTGACACGCTGTGTGCAAGCGGGAATCCCGGTCGTCGGCCACATCGGCTTGACCCCGCAGTCTGTCCACCAGCTCGGCGGGTATAAAGTGCAAGGACGCGATCTGGCACAAGCGGAGCGACTGTTAGAGGATGCTTTGGCACTGCAGGAAGCAGGGGCATTTGCCATTGTCCTGGAATGCGTGCCACAGGAAGTCACGGGAATGATCGCGAAAAAACTGGAGATCCCAGTCATTGGCATTGGCGCTGGGGTGACATGCGATGGACAAGTCCTCGTCTTCCATGATGTAGTGGGCTATGCTTCCCAAATTACACCGAAATTTGTAAAACGCTATACGGACATCGGAAGTGCGATCCGCGAGGCGGTAGCAGGTTATGTGAAAGATGTCGAGGAACGGCGCTTTCCGGCTCCGGAGCATGTGTTTCACGCTTCGGAAGATACGATTAAACAGCTGTACGGCGAAGGAGTTGCCCACTCATGATCCAGACCTTAGAGCAAATTTCAACCATTGCAGAAATGCGCGTTCATATAAAAGAAGCAAGACGCCAGGGGAAAACCATTGGCATGGTGCCGACGATGGGGTACCTGCACGAGGGACATCTGAGCCTCGCGCGTGCAGCGAAAGAGAATTGCGATGTGGTTGTCATGAGCATTTTTGTCAATCCGCTGCAATTTGGTCCCAATGAAGACTTTGAGCGTTATCCGCGTGATATCGAGCGCGACCGAGAGCTGGCAAGATCGGCAGGTGTGGATTTCCTCTTTACTCCAGAAGTGAGTGAGATGTACCCAAAACCGATGCTAACCAACGTATCTGTTTCCCATGTAACGGAGCTGCTCTGCGGGAAATCCCGCCCCGGTCATTTTGATGGCGTTGCGACAGTGGTGACAAAGCTTTTCCAGATTGTTCAACCGGATTACGCCTTTTTTGGACAGAAGGATGCTCAGCAGGTAGCAGTGGTATCGCAAATGGTCGCTGACTTGTCCATGCCTGTACAAATCGTCCCATGCCCGATCGTTCGGGAAGCGGATGGGCTTGCGATGAGCTCCCGGAATGTGTATTTGACTCCGGAAGAGCGCGAGGAGGCTCTCGTGCTGTCTCGAAGTTTGAAGCAAGCGGAGGCTTGGCTCTACGAAGGTGTGGCGCTGCGTGACATCCAGGAGCGCATGATCGCCATGATCTCGGAAATGCCGCTGGCGGCTATTGAATATGTCGAGGTGCTTCGATACCCTGACTTGGTCCCAGTCGAGCAGCCCACACCGGGAGAATCGATCATCGTGGCATTGGCGGTCCGTTTTGGAAAGACGCGCCTGATTGATAACTTGATCACCAGCATCTGAGATTTTGTGAGACTTGGGAGGAATGAGCTGTGCTGCGCACAATGATGAAGGCAAAGATCCACCGCGCTACCGTAACAGAAGCGAATTTGAATTACGTCGGCAGTATTACCATTGATAAAAACATCCTGGATGCGTTGGATATTTTGCCAAATGAGAAAGTGCAAATCGTCAACAACAACAATGGAGCCAGGCTGGAGACGTACGTCATCGAAGGTGCACCTGGCAGCGGGGTCATCTGCTTGAACGGGGCGGCTGCCCGTCTTGTGCAGGAAGGGGATATCGTGATCATTATCGCCTATGCCATGATGACGGACGAAGAAGCTCGCACCTATAAACCCCGCGTGGCTATCATGGACGAAAAGAATCAAATCAAAGAAATGCTCGGGGAAGAAATTCACGCGACCATTCTATAACCCGGCCGTTATCTGCATAGAGCCACCCGCCTTGTGAGACAATGAAAGTACTCACGCCTCATAGGGGGTGGCTTTCGCGTGAAAATAGAAGATTGGTTCCAAACGCTGCGTTCAAAAGCGGAAACGATCGAAGAAAAATGGTCGGATGCGACAGAGCAGGAGAGGCTGCAGCTTGCCGATCAATTGTTCTATTTGCGTCAAGTTAGCGATACTGTCGTCGACCTCTGGCTGCAGTTTGAAGAACGACTGTCCATTGCCATTCGGCGGATCAAGCAAATGGAAGGTCAGCTTCCGGTGGATGACAAGCATACTCAGGTAGCCGTGACAAACGAAACTTCGGACAAGGACTCGTCGCAAAGCGAGGTGGCTTCAGCTCCACTCAAAAAAGGGAAAGAAAGCACAAGTGAGCTGAAAGAAGCCAATCCGTATGATCCCGTGTTCCGTCGAGGAGAGGGCTTTTATCATCTGCGCATGTTTCAAGATGCAAAAAAATGCTTTGAGGAACTGATGCAGCATGCCCCGGATTGGGAGAGCGGCCGATTGTACTACGCGTACAGCTTGTTGTTCTGCGAGGAGCAGGAGCATGCTTTTCGGGAATTTCGTCTATTAAGCCGTTCCGCGAGCTCTCCTACGGTCGTAGCGAGCAGTTTCAATGCGATCGGGTGCATACTGGCCGAAGAACAGCAGTGGCTCGAGGCGGCGCAAGCCTTCAAATCTTCACTCGAGATAAAGACGGATCAAGAAGAAGCTCGCTATAATCTGGCCTTGTGCTACCTCAAGGACGGCGATGCCCAGGAAGCGCTGGATGAAATCGAGAAGTGCCTGCAAAAGGATGAGGATGACTGGGAATCCCAAATGCTATGGCTTCGGGCAGCGCAGCTGCTGCAGTCGATGGATGAGTCCGCTGAGCTTGCACCGCCTTCTCCCATACAATTGCCGACCCGAGACCTGGATACCGATACCTTGCAGGAAATGGCAAGCTTGTACGAGTCGGTAGGCAATTATCATCGTGCCCAGATCTGCTACCACTTCTTGACGGAAAGGCTGCCCCGCGAAGGCTGGGCTTGGCATGGACTCGCCTGGAACACGTGGTTGATCGCAGGGACGAAGCGCGCATTGACCTTGATGAAGAAGGCCATCAGCCTTGCCCCCGATCAGGATGATTTTACTTTTAGCTACGGCTGGATGCAGCTCTTTGACGGGAAGATCGATGAGGCGGTCCGAGCTTTCCGGCAAATGCTGGAGAAAAATAGAGAGAATCGCCTCGGCCAATCGGGGATGATCTCCGCCTATGAAAAGATGGGCGAGTATGCTGCGGCCAAACGCATGGCCAAAGAGTTCACGGAAGATCAGGAACCGTATGTCCGTTCGCTTGGCTATTTTCATTTGGGGCGTCTGGCTGTAGTCGAGGAAAACTGGCGAATGGCGGAGCAGTACTTTCAACGTACTCTGCCGCACATCAGCCAGCTCCGGGAAGTGCCGATCTATATGCAGCTGTGCGCAAGCAAACTAGGGGAACAGACTTCTGTGAAAGAACTGCTTCAGCCCGAACTGTGATGAAAAAGCAGGAAAAACCCTCGCCGTTGCCGAAGTGTGAGGGGGGAGCGGATGCAAGGATCCGCCCAGGTTACGAGGTGACAAACGTTTGAATCGATTACTGGTTGTAGACTTTGAAACAACGGGAAGCCATCCGCGCCAAGGGGACAGCATTATCCAGATCGGAGCAGTCGCCATCGATGATGGACAGGTGACTGACAGCTTCTCCACCTTGGTGAATCCCGGACAGGCCATCCCGCCTTTTATTACACAATTAACGGGGATCACGGACGAAATGGTAGCAGAGGCGCCCTCCCTCGAGGAAGTCTTTCCACGGCTTCTGAGATTGCTGGATGGAAGGGCAT of Brevibacillus choshinensis contains these proteins:
- the panC gene encoding pantoate--beta-alanine ligase codes for the protein MIQTLEQISTIAEMRVHIKEARRQGKTIGMVPTMGYLHEGHLSLARAAKENCDVVVMSIFVNPLQFGPNEDFERYPRDIERDRELARSAGVDFLFTPEVSEMYPKPMLTNVSVSHVTELLCGKSRPGHFDGVATVVTKLFQIVQPDYAFFGQKDAQQVAVVSQMVADLSMPVQIVPCPIVREADGLAMSSRNVYLTPEEREEALVLSRSLKQAEAWLYEGVALRDIQERMIAMISEMPLAAIEYVEVLRYPDLVPVEQPTPGESIIVALAVRFGKTRLIDNLITSI
- the panD gene encoding aspartate 1-decarboxylase, whose translation is MLRTMMKAKIHRATVTEANLNYVGSITIDKNILDALDILPNEKVQIVNNNNGARLETYVIEGAPGSGVICLNGAAARLVQEGDIVIIIAYAMMTDEEARTYKPRVAIMDEKNQIKEMLGEEIHATIL
- a CDS encoding biotin--[acetyl-CoA-carboxylase] ligase, producing the protein MNIKQVILQAFHDHPGEFISGEELSQTCGCSRTAVWKHIEELRKDGYEFEAVRKSGYRLLVAPDRLSAAEITAGLQTKRIGQHVLAHDEVISTQPLAHEAAARGAEEGTLVLAEQQTGGKGRLGRQWHSPKGTGIWMSLIVRPAIPLPKTPQMTLLTAVSVARTIREETGLPVKIKWPNDIFIGDKKVCGILTELNAESDRVNYLVIGIGLNANSVEGDFPQELAEIATSLRIEAGEPVKRVRFIQQFCRHFEEEYDYFLQHGFERIKAEWEAHSYTIGRWVNVQTISQKLEGRAVALDDEGVLLVEDQYGAIHKVYSADVNYRANP
- a CDS encoding nucleotide pyrophosphohydrolase, translating into MERQKTMQEMQQEVDKYISQFKEGYFSPLSMMARMTEEVGELAREINHFYGEKPKKTDEGEKTVEEELGDVLFIVICFANSLGIDLQEAFDRIMHKFNTRDKDRWTRIEENQ
- the bshA gene encoding N-acetyl-alpha-D-glucosaminyl L-malate synthase BshA, encoding MNIGITCYPSLGGSGVVATELGKLLAERGHQVHFITSGMPFRLGAFHPNIFYHEVEVNHYDVFKYAPYDLTLANRMAQVAQNEKLDLLHVHYAVPHALCAFLAKQMVGDHLKIMTTLHGTDITVLGYDSNLSDMIRFGIERSDLVTAVSKDLIRQTNELLHVEKEIVPVYNFVDKRRYYPKDVRELKKKFAPKGEKILMHISNFRPVKRVPDVIEIFAKVREEMPSRLILIGEGPEMGLVRKMIAEKDLTGDVCFLGKQEDVAEVLSLADVMLLPSEKESFGLVALEAMACGVPVVASTAGGIPEVVLDGVTGYLRPIGDVEGMAKETIRLLRDQELYDNFSRNSIQRSCETFCHETIASQYEALYAKILG
- the panB gene encoding 3-methyl-2-oxobutanoate hydroxymethyltransferase, yielding MANGRPITTSDIRKKKEAGIPITMMTAYDFPSAKLVEEAGVDMILVGDSLGMVVLGYDSTIPVTMEDMIHHTKAVTRAAKKAFVVTDLPFLSYHGTLEEAIKNAGRLMQEGSAKAVKMEGGKELAPLVTRCVQAGIPVVGHIGLTPQSVHQLGGYKVQGRDLAQAERLLEDALALQEAGAFAIVLECVPQEVTGMIAKKLEIPVIGIGAGVTCDGQVLVFHDVVGYASQITPKFVKRYTDIGSAIREAVAGYVKDVEERRFPAPEHVFHASEDTIKQLYGEGVAHS
- the dapB gene encoding 4-hydroxy-tetrahydrodipicolinate reductase, with amino-acid sequence MEKQIRVAVAGAKGRMGQEVVKMLGEDANLIYTGNLDTRGDDESIRVQMAEMKPDVLVDFTTPHSVYRHMEICLDYGVRPVVGTTGLTPEQLQEMTDKYKEAGLGAIIAPNFAIGAILCMKFAAMAAKYMPHVEIIELHHDRKLDAPSGTALKTAEMIAAVREDLKQGHPDEKETIPGARGADYEGFRIHSVRLPGMVAHQEVLFGAVGQTLSIRHDSINRESFMPGVNMAVKAVVNMSSLIYGLEHLID
- the bshB1 gene encoding bacillithiol biosynthesis deacetylase BshB1; amino-acid sequence: MSSLDILAIGAHPDDVEIGAAGSLILAAKQGKRVGILDLTYAELSSNGNVERRQSEAAAADKVMGVAERFNFGLPDRGLEAVKEEAISRIVDLIRRTRPQIVLAPYYQDRHPDHESVSRIVREAIFSSGIRKYQPDEAHPAFRPSRFLSYFINTTVTPQVVVDITSVFQEKMEALRCYRSQFEMEEGNVSTPLTNGYLDSVEYRERLFGQQAGVTYAEGFMSATPYVLANL
- a CDS encoding YitT family protein, with amino-acid sequence MNVRLKSIIAIIIGSAIMGFGINSFNIPNHLAEGGITGISILIKLLFPGVDQGVVFLVLNVPLFILGWKILGRTSFFYTILGTVSLSVFLSVFDNVLPLPMNDRLLASLYAGVAVGVGLGIIFRFGGTTGGVDIIARLLQKYMGVSMGRTLFLGDILVIGASLFYLNLESAMYTLVVVFIAARVIDFFQDGAYAGKALTIISEQTEEICKQILELGRGVTLLSGKGAFSGADKQVIYVVVSRNEVMRFKNIVQEVDPHAFVIVNDVHEVLGEGFTLDENKQPIHH
- a CDS encoding CCA tRNA nucleotidyltransferase, translated to MRKELAVTILQTLEAHGFEAYFVGGCVRDWLLGRPVHDIDICTNAHPGDVIRLFPDHVPTGLKHGTVSVKMNGHFFEVTTYRTEGKYEDYRRPSDVQFVDELNLDLQRRDFTMNAMAMDLKNELQDPFNGREDLAQQLVRAVGIPEERFQEDALRLLRAVRFAAQLGFAIETKTLAAMKATAPYLSHIAVERVREELNKMLDSASPQQGCELLTKTKLFTHAPLLERLFERASKQAWRLVHLNQVTQKWSLLLYAAELGEEASRKVCQQVRMSKRETEEISTFVRLLHSIKPQWDSPSELIWGPILLDVGWETSCELARILKAIWWKDQRETFMEKVQEAFEKMPVKTVKELAVTGLDLQVALQKKPGEWIWRVLNHLLTQTALHGLPNTQEALIEAAKKEVARNEY
- a CDS encoding methylglyoxal synthase encodes the protein MKIALIAHDRKKEEIVQLAMAYETILSEHVLFATGTTGLRIMEATSLTVSRVLSGPLGGDQQIGAMIARNEMDLIIFLRDPLTSQPHEPDITALLRLCDVHKIPFATNLGTAEILLKALERGELDWRDVVHKENEQ
- a CDS encoding tetratricopeptide repeat protein, translated to MKIEDWFQTLRSKAETIEEKWSDATEQERLQLADQLFYLRQVSDTVVDLWLQFEERLSIAIRRIKQMEGQLPVDDKHTQVAVTNETSDKDSSQSEVASAPLKKGKESTSELKEANPYDPVFRRGEGFYHLRMFQDAKKCFEELMQHAPDWESGRLYYAYSLLFCEEQEHAFREFRLLSRSASSPTVVASSFNAIGCILAEEQQWLEAAQAFKSSLEIKTDQEEARYNLALCYLKDGDAQEALDEIEKCLQKDEDDWESQMLWLRAAQLLQSMDESAELAPPSPIQLPTRDLDTDTLQEMASLYESVGNYHRAQICYHFLTERLPREGWAWHGLAWNTWLIAGTKRALTLMKKAISLAPDQDDFTFSYGWMQLFDGKIDEAVRAFRQMLEKNRENRLGQSGMISAYEKMGEYAAAKRMAKEFTEDQEPYVRSLGYFHLGRLAVVEENWRMAEQYFQRTLPHISQLREVPIYMQLCASKLGEQTSVKELLQPEL